Below is a genomic region from Planctomycetia bacterium.
CAACGATCGCTACACGGTGAACTATCAGACCGGCGAAGTTCTCGCCGGGCCCGATGGAATCCCGGAAGTCCTCGTTTCGACCGGAGCGAAGAAAGCTTCCGACGGCAACGACGCCGATACGCAAGCAAGCGGAGCCGAAGCCGACGCGAAACCTTCCACCGACAAACCTTCCGCCGCAGACGCTTCGCTCGCTTCGCCGCCGCCGGCTTGGTGTCGTGCGATGGATTTGTACTCCGTGCCCGACATCGGAACCAACACGCCGGCGAAGACGCTGAACGTTTGGCAGGTTCGCTGCCGCGACGGTCTCTCGGCGGATGATCTCCGTCAGTTCTCCGGACAACTCGTCGTGCAACAAGGGGCGATCGTCGTTCCGGTGTTGCCGGCGCTGCCGAATGAAATGCCGTATGCCCTGATGGACATCGTCGGCAGCTCGCGTGCCTGGCCGCTGGCCGAAGCAGGCAGCGACGACGCCTCGTGTGCGATCGTCGGTTTCGCCGCCGGTCGGATCGTCGCCGTCCGCCGACCTGTGGCGACGCAAACGAATGCACAGTCTGAAACTTGGGAACTCGTGGTTCAACCGACCACGCTCGTCAGCAGTCAAGCGGTGACGACCGCCAACATGAATCCGAATCCTTGGATCGGAAAACTGGAGCTTACTCAGTAATGATCAATACGCCGACCATCTTCACTTCCCAAGCGCCGCGCGTCATCGACGCCACGGAACACGAATTCCAACGCGTTAAGTCTTCGCTGCACGAACAACTCGTCGAGTCGTTCGATCTGTCGAAGATCACGCGCGTGAATCGCCAGCAGTTGTCGGACGAAGTCCGCACGATGGCGACCACGGCTTTCGGCAACCGCAAAGACCTGTCGAAGATCGACCGCAACCGTCTCATGGACGAGTTGATGGACGAGATCTTCGGCTTCGGCCCGTTGGAGAAGCTTCTCAAAGACCCGACGATCACCGATATCCTCGTCAACGACGCGAAGACGATCTATATCGAACGCCGCGGACGCTTGGAGTTGACCGACGTCGTGTTCGCCGACGACCAGCACTTGATCCGTATCATTCAGAAGATCGTCGCCAAGCTCGGTCGCCGGATCGACGAATCGAGCCCGATGGTCGATGCTCGTCTGCCCGACGGCTCCCGTGTGAACGCGGTGATCCCGCCGCTCGCGCTCGACGGCCCTGCGGTATCCATTCGTCGTTTCGGTACCGATCCGCTGAAGATCGAAGACCTGCTGCGCTACGGCTCGGTGTTGCCGGAGATGGTCGAATTCATTTCGGCCGCCATCGCCGCCCGCTGCAGCGTCCTCTTCTCCGGCGGTACCGGTGCCGGTAAGACGACCTTGCTCAACGCCTTCTCGCGATACATTCCCGAAGGGGAACGCCTCGTGACGATCGAAGACTCGGCGGAACTTATCCTGCAACATCGCCACCGCATTCGGATGGAAACCCGTCCGGCGAACACGGAAGGGATCGGTGCCGTCACGCAGCGTGATCTCGTCCGCAACAGTTTGCGTATGCGGCCCGATCGCATCATCGTCGGCGAAGTCCGCGGTCCCGAAGTTTGGGACATGCTCCAAGCCATGAACACGGGCCACGAAGGCTCGATGACCACGATCCACGCCAACACGGCGCGCGACGCGCTCGCTCGTCTCGAAATGATGGTCGCGATGACCGGCGTCGAGTTGCCGATCTCCGTGATTCGCCAATACGCCGCCGCAGGCATCAACCTCGTCGTCCATGGTTCGCGCTTGAAGGGCGGGCCGCGGCGCATCATGCAGGTCTCGGAAATCGTCGGCATCAAAGATGGACAGTACGTGCTGGAAGATATCTTCGGCTTCGAGCAAACCGGAGTCGATGCCGAAGGAACCGCCGTCGGCGAATTCTTCGCGACCGGCTACAAGCCGAAATGTCTCACCCGCATGCGAGCGGCCGGCGTCTCCTTGAACGACAGCCTGTTCCTGCCTCGCCGCTGGAAGCAATAGTTTCCCGACGACTCGCGAACGAACGAGAATCGCCGATCGCCGGCCAAGACCAAATCAAGAACCTAAGACGACGAATCGCTCATGGATACCACGCTGCTCCTTTATTTCGCGTTGCTCGTCGTGCTCATCGGCGCGGCGGTTTACCTGATCGTGCGCGACATGAACGCCGCAGCCGAGAAGAGCGCCGCGGATGAGCCCGAGAAGGTGACGTTGTCGACGTTGCCGTTTGCCGGCGATCCGAAAACGCCTAACGGCATGAGCGACGCGATCGATCAAAAGTTCAACGACTTGATCTACCAAAGCGGAATCGAAATCGCTCCCGAAGCGGCGTTCCTCGCGATGGTGCTCTCCGGGCTCGTCTTCGGCGGGGCCGTGTTGATGTGGCGCGACGATATCGCCGTCGCTTGCGTCGGCTTCGTCTTCGGGTTCGTGCTCCCTTACGCCTACTTCGTGAATCGCCGCAATCAACGGATCAAAGACATTCGCGAGCAATTGCCGAACTCGATGGAATCGATGGCCCGGGCCGTTCGCGCCGGCGAAACTCTCGACCAAGCGGTCGAGCTCACGGCTTCGTCGACGCCCGAACCGCTCGGCGTCGAATGGCGCCGCACGTCGCGACATTTGGAAATGGGGCTCTCCGTTCCGGCGGCGATGAAATCGATGACGAAGCGGGCTCCACTCATGGAGCTTCGCATTCTCAGTACGGCGCTCAACGTCCAACGCCGCACCGGCGGCAACTTGTCGCAGACGCTCGAACGACTCTCGAACGTGATCCGCGACCGGCTTAGCTACCAACGCCAATTCCAAGCCGCAACCGGTTCGAGCCGCATGGCGACGATCCTCATCGCGCTCGCCGGGCCGCTCGTCTTCACATACATGATCATCTTCCAGCCCGACTACATGGGCCAGTTCTTCAACCTGCCCGGCGGTTGGACGCTGCTCAGCATCGCCGTCGTCTTGCAAGTGATCGGCTTGATCTGGGTCACGGCGTTGTTAAGAAACAAATACTAAACAGTGTTCGGTGGTCAGTGGTCAGCAAATCATTAAGCAACCATGCCGTATCGAAGCTCGCTTGCGATTTCGCGAACCTAAAAACACCGACCGTCGATAACAAAAGCTCTCGATTCATTAGAAATTAAGTCATCGCTCTTCCGGCCTTCCCATGAATCTCAATCTCATTACCATCGCGGCCTTCGTGATCTTCACGGCCGGCGTGTTTCTCATTCGCTCTTTGGTGCTGAGCTGGCGCGGTACGTTTGCCTCGCAACTCTCCGGAGAAGCAGGCCAAGCCTACGTGGCGAGCGAGCCGGTCTTCGGCGATCTCACCGGGCCGTTGGCTGCGCAGTTGCCGCTACTCGGTTCGACGGAGAATTCTCTCGACCGCGACTTGCGACGGGCGGGCTACTACAAGCCGTCGGCTCGGTCGGAATTTCTTGCCTTGCGCAACGTCCTTTCGATCATGTGCGTCCTCTTTACCGCAGTGACGGCGGTGATGATCGGCCCGGAACGAAGCGACTTGCTGGCGCAGATTCTCGTCTGGGGTTTCGCCGCCGCCGCTTTGGCTTACGTCTTGCCGTGGTTGTTTTTGAAAGGCCAAGTCCGTCGTCGCCTCGACCTGATTCGGCGCGGCTTGCCGGACGCGTTCGACATGCTCACGATGTGCCTCTCCGGCGGCCTCGGCATCAACGACTCGCTCGCCAACGTCAGCCGCGAAATCTATGCGGCGCATCCCGACCTCGGCACCGAACTGGAGATCGTCCGTCGTCAGGCCGAGATGGGTTCGCTCGGCGACGCTTTCCGTCAGTTCGCCGACCGGATCGACATTCAGGAAACGGCCGCTCTTAAGGGCCTCATCCAACAAACCGAACGACTCGGCTCGAACGTCGTGCAAGCCGTGCGCGACTTCGCCGACGACATCCGCACCCGACAACGACAAACGGCCGACGAACGAGCGAGCAAGGCGGGCATCAAGCTCCTGTTCCCGCTCGTCCTCTGCCTCGCGCCGGCGACGTTGATCATCCTCTGGGGTCCGGCTCTGCTCGAACTGCGCAACTTCTTCCGCACGTTCAACGCAGGCAGCTAAGCGCTTCTCCGAGGCGAGCGGCCGGTGTAAGCCGGCCGGTTCCTCTTAGCATCGATACTCGTCAACTGCCGAGCATCAATCCAGCGTACGCGGCCCGCGGCGCGAGGTCAGCACGCCGATGATGGCGACGAAGATCGTCGCGCCGATGATCGACGAGACGATCGGAAACGGTTGACCGCCGATTTGCACGATGAACGGCTCCGGCAATCCGAGCCAGAACGCAAGTTTATTTCCCAGCAGCGCGCCGATGAAACCGAGCGCGATCGAAACCAAGCATCCTCCGCGCGAGAACCCGCTGATCGCCTGCCCCAGCGCGCCGCAAACGCCCGCGACCAACAACAAGACGAGAAATTCAAGAAGGGTCATGGCTCGGCTCGTAAAGAGATTGGTTCGTCGAACGCTACGACCCGATTATAACCGAAAGCCTGCGCCGTCCAGCGCAATCTCTCGCCGGCCGCGATTAAAGGGCCGCGCGAATTCCGTCGAGCACTTCATCGTCGCTCGGCAACGGCGACGGCATGAACCCGCGCAGCGGAATCGGGACTTCATCCATCCGATACGCCGTGCCCGAGCGGTGAATGCCGTACACGGCGGTCGTGAAGCGCACAGTCGGCTGCATCAAGCGTTCGGCCGAGGCGTAGTCGAGCACGATCGTCGGAATCCGCTCGAGCGCCGCGCGGGCACGGTCCGACAACGTACGAATCCCCTCACCGCCGACCAGCACGCAAGCGTCGACTTCGCCTCGCGACAAACAAGCCTCGGCCGAATACTCGCCCGGGCTATAGCGCGGATAACCCCGCGCCAAGTTCACGCTGAATGGGTAGCCGGTCTGCCACGTCAGCACGCTATCGGCTCCGGCCACATCGCCGTAGATGCGCATGCGTCGCGCGTAGAAACGGGTATAGGCGTTCAGCTCCGTCGTGAGCCGCAGCAGCGCTTCGACGTC
It encodes:
- a CDS encoding CpaF family protein, giving the protein MINTPTIFTSQAPRVIDATEHEFQRVKSSLHEQLVESFDLSKITRVNRQQLSDEVRTMATTAFGNRKDLSKIDRNRLMDELMDEIFGFGPLEKLLKDPTITDILVNDAKTIYIERRGRLELTDVVFADDQHLIRIIQKIVAKLGRRIDESSPMVDARLPDGSRVNAVIPPLALDGPAVSIRRFGTDPLKIEDLLRYGSVLPEMVEFISAAIAARCSVLFSGGTGAGKTTLLNAFSRYIPEGERLVTIEDSAELILQHRHRIRMETRPANTEGIGAVTQRDLVRNSLRMRPDRIIVGEVRGPEVWDMLQAMNTGHEGSMTTIHANTARDALARLEMMVAMTGVELPISVIRQYAAAGINLVVHGSRLKGGPRRIMQVSEIVGIKDGQYVLEDIFGFEQTGVDAEGTAVGEFFATGYKPKCLTRMRAAGVSLNDSLFLPRRWKQ
- a CDS encoding type II secretion system F family protein encodes the protein MDTTLLLYFALLVVLIGAAVYLIVRDMNAAAEKSAADEPEKVTLSTLPFAGDPKTPNGMSDAIDQKFNDLIYQSGIEIAPEAAFLAMVLSGLVFGGAVLMWRDDIAVACVGFVFGFVLPYAYFVNRRNQRIKDIREQLPNSMESMARAVRAGETLDQAVELTASSTPEPLGVEWRRTSRHLEMGLSVPAAMKSMTKRAPLMELRILSTALNVQRRTGGNLSQTLERLSNVIRDRLSYQRQFQAATGSSRMATILIALAGPLVFTYMIIFQPDYMGQFFNLPGGWTLLSIAVVLQVIGLIWVTALLRNKY
- a CDS encoding type II secretion system F family protein, with the translated sequence MNLNLITIAAFVIFTAGVFLIRSLVLSWRGTFASQLSGEAGQAYVASEPVFGDLTGPLAAQLPLLGSTENSLDRDLRRAGYYKPSARSEFLALRNVLSIMCVLFTAVTAVMIGPERSDLLAQILVWGFAAAALAYVLPWLFLKGQVRRRLDLIRRGLPDAFDMLTMCLSGGLGINDSLANVSREIYAAHPDLGTELEIVRRQAEMGSLGDAFRQFADRIDIQETAALKGLIQQTERLGSNVVQAVRDFADDIRTRQRQTADERASKAGIKLLFPLVLCLAPATLIILWGPALLELRNFFRTFNAGS